One Micromonospora craniellae genomic region harbors:
- a CDS encoding aldehyde dehydrogenase family protein, translating into MTADIRSWLGGRYTDSAAARYQVRSPVDGEVVAEVHRAGPDTVDEAVRAASAAVVADRRSSPYARRDRCLAIADRFLARREEIAALVTAETGRIYQGTLAEVDKAADGFRLAGEEAVRLAGRTLPVAATDKLVMTRWRPTGVWAVVTPWNFPVNIPVEYLGPLVATGNAAVWKPAPTTVASADLVLRCMVEAGLPEGQVTLVATDDTAVAGHLVGHPQVVGVGLTGSTATGEAVSRRAAGKRLLLELGGNGPIIVFADADLMHAAEAIALSCFTASGQVCSAGGRILADSRIAGPLAEAVAARAGDYPTGDPYQPATVLGPVHLPALATRFEEQVTAATRDGARVLTGGRHLPDFPTGQYLPATVVGDVAVEAALSRQESFAPVAPIVPLPASELVAEANRSGYGLSTAVFTADLGRAMDALDDLEFGSVVVNDRSTYWELHLPFGGWEGKDSGTGRVGVPAVVRAVCQQQTLSLSRP; encoded by the coding sequence GTGACCGCCGACATCCGATCCTGGCTCGGCGGCCGGTACACCGACTCGGCTGCCGCGCGCTACCAGGTGCGCAGCCCGGTCGACGGCGAGGTCGTGGCCGAGGTGCACCGTGCCGGACCGGACACGGTGGACGAGGCCGTCCGGGCCGCGTCGGCGGCGGTCGTCGCCGACCGGCGCAGCAGCCCGTACGCGCGGCGGGACCGTTGCCTGGCGATCGCCGACCGGTTTCTCGCCCGGCGCGAGGAGATCGCCGCTCTGGTCACCGCCGAGACCGGCCGTATCTACCAGGGCACGCTGGCCGAGGTGGACAAGGCTGCCGACGGGTTCCGGCTGGCCGGCGAGGAGGCGGTCCGGCTGGCCGGGCGTACGCTGCCGGTCGCGGCCACCGACAAGCTGGTGATGACCCGGTGGCGGCCGACCGGTGTGTGGGCCGTCGTCACGCCCTGGAACTTCCCGGTGAACATCCCGGTCGAGTACCTCGGTCCGCTGGTGGCCACCGGCAACGCCGCCGTCTGGAAGCCGGCTCCGACCACTGTCGCCTCGGCCGACCTGGTGCTGCGGTGCATGGTCGAGGCGGGCCTGCCCGAGGGGCAGGTGACCCTGGTGGCCACCGACGACACCGCCGTGGCCGGACACCTGGTGGGGCACCCGCAGGTGGTGGGGGTCGGGCTGACCGGCAGCACCGCCACCGGCGAGGCGGTCAGCCGTCGGGCGGCCGGCAAACGACTCCTGCTCGAACTCGGCGGCAACGGCCCGATCATCGTCTTCGCCGACGCCGACCTGATGCACGCGGCCGAGGCGATCGCCCTGTCCTGCTTCACCGCGTCAGGGCAGGTCTGTAGTGCCGGCGGCCGGATCCTGGCCGACTCGCGGATCGCCGGCCCGCTCGCCGAGGCGGTCGCGGCCCGCGCCGGGGACTACCCGACCGGCGACCCCTACCAGCCGGCCACCGTGCTCGGGCCGGTTCACCTCCCCGCGCTGGCCACCCGCTTCGAGGAGCAGGTCACCGCCGCGACCCGCGACGGTGCCCGGGTGCTCACCGGCGGTCGACACCTGCCGGACTTCCCCACCGGGCAGTACCTGCCGGCCACCGTGGTCGGCGACGTCGCAGTGGAGGCGGCCCTGAGCCGGCAGGAGTCCTTCGCGCCGGTCGCCCCGATCGTGCCGCTGCCCGCGTCGGAGCTGGTCGCCGAGGCGAACCGCAGCGGGTACGGGCTGTCCACCGCCGTCTTCACCGCCGACCTGGGCCGGGCCATGGACGCCCTCGACGACCTGGAGTTCGGCAGCGTCGTCGTCAACGACCGCTCC